One Aureibacter tunicatorum DNA segment encodes these proteins:
- a CDS encoding alpha-2-macroglobulin family protein — protein sequence MQKTYTQSLSKTKSLMSLLTLAAILLNVWLLPSCNNKQQPSSEEIDKAFSKYVSAYTSGVISKASSIKIILVEEQKNIKVGDIVDSKLFSFDPEIKGKAFWSDKNTIVFQPDNYLNSNQKYKGSFKIDKIMTIDGKLKHFPLNFETVSQHIDLNIYGLKNADEDDPAPQILEGAILTADVADKNNIKKTLNASQESKKLTVNWLKNSEKNVYRFEVIGINRKESASEINLEWNGKEIGAKDSGSKDIEVPALGDFKVTDSKIIRGSDPYILVQFSDIIKPKQRFSDYVQTQGIKNPKFLVDGNQLRIYPKDKTGHQVKLKVFSGFKNVYNFGLKNNYEAILVFEQTKPSIKLTNSKGTILPSTDGLILPFEAVNLKAVDVEVVRIFQNNVLQFLQENDLGGQYQLKRVGRPVIKTQISLNNSGVTDFTVWNRFTLDLSKIIEAEPGAIYQVRINFRKEQSLYDCGENTENADLQDLETPKFVENPDWDPYENSYAPDYEWRERNNPCSNSYYGRKNMIQKNIFASNIGVIAKKGDDKSLKLAITDLRTTKPISSAKIDLFDFQNQMINSGNSDHDGFATIDLDLNPFLVVVSAGSEKAYLKVNDGNAISMSNFDVSGQKIMKGIKGFIYGERGVWRPGDSLHIAFMLEDSKSIIPDDHPVSMTLINPKGQVDQKLVRNSSTGGIYNFSTKVDKEAPTGNWLAKVNVGGAQFTKRIKIETVKPNRLKIDLDFDHETFKISDGNEKGKISVHWLHGAVARNAKVDMDMALSPAKTTFKGYSQYNFDDPAKYFEGNDVKIFDGKVNENGTANIDFELPKESTAPGMLKATIKGKAFEPGGDFSIFSRKFSYYPYSSFVGINLPKGQIKDNLLTTGENHEVSIAVVNDNGVKSNSKVKVELYKLRWRWWWDQSSNNVANYLSNDHRTPVQTKSINTKNGKANWKLNVHDDDWGRYYIRVTDLNSGHSTGKVVFLDWPDWAGRMQSGGGDAASMLVFTSDKKEYNVGENIKLNFPSTAGGRALISVENGTKVIDAFWKETSSGRTNVEIPATAEMAPNVYITITLIQPHANTKNDRPIRMYGTIPVKVSDPHTHLAPVITMPDVLYPNENVSITIQEKNDKAMAFTVAVVDEGLLDLTNFKTPKPWNTFYAREALGVKTWDVYDDVIGAYSGKIERILAIGGDDEIRGNNDKDANRFKPVVKYFGPYKIGEGDSKTINFTMPQYVGSVRTMVIASNEKDKAYGESENTTPVRQSLMVLGTLPRVLGPKEEFKLPVTVFAMDESVKSANINLEVGERLIITGQKTQTVNFTKPGEKVIYFDVKVKESLGASYVKVSGSAAGKKSEWDSEIQIRPANPIVTKIVNKQIEAKGSWQQDVKPFGIDGSNKITIEASVLPPINLEKRLEYLIKYPHGCIEQTTSSVFPQLYLDEIMDLSINQKVRIETNIKQAINRLRSFTTDDGGFAYWPGQSSPSNWGTNYAGHFLIEASKKGYHVPNDMMDKWKNFQKNRANKWQRNSNNGYRDNSLTQAYRLYTLALSGNADLGAMNRLKEVKELSNDAKWRLALAYAINGNKSIANSIISNLNTNTDENDYRYTYGSRLRDQAMILQTLNALNKKEETLDLFNKIAKQLGDPDQWMSTQTTAFCLMAVAEISSGDLFSQELNFTYQPSNGKKETVISQASTKQIDWPEASGSFTLTNGSEGIMFGNLTISGIPTEGEATDEEHLLKMEVIYKDNEGQILNVENIKQGMDFIAHITILNPGTNGNYKDMALTQIFPSGWEILNTRINDTQSNNQQSQFDYQDIRDDRVYTYFDLKSNERKSFSIMLNASYQGKFYLPAVSCEAMYNHDIRAVKAGKWINVLPE from the coding sequence ATGCAAAAGACATACACACAATCATTAAGCAAAACCAAAAGTTTAATGTCACTGCTTACTTTAGCGGCTATCTTACTAAATGTTTGGTTATTGCCTTCCTGCAATAATAAACAACAGCCTTCATCGGAGGAAATAGACAAAGCCTTTAGCAAATATGTAAGCGCTTATACAAGCGGCGTAATCTCCAAAGCCAGTTCAATCAAAATCATTTTAGTAGAAGAACAGAAAAACATAAAGGTTGGAGATATTGTCGATAGCAAACTATTTTCCTTCGATCCGGAGATCAAAGGAAAAGCTTTTTGGAGTGATAAAAATACCATCGTTTTTCAACCTGATAATTACTTAAACTCTAACCAAAAATATAAAGGGAGTTTTAAGATTGATAAAATAATGACCATTGATGGAAAACTTAAACACTTTCCTTTAAACTTTGAAACCGTAAGCCAGCATATTGATCTCAATATATACGGACTTAAAAATGCGGATGAGGATGATCCTGCTCCTCAGATTTTGGAAGGAGCTATTCTAACGGCTGATGTTGCGGATAAAAACAATATCAAAAAAACACTTAATGCCTCTCAAGAAAGTAAGAAACTAACCGTCAACTGGCTTAAAAATTCTGAAAAAAATGTCTATAGATTTGAAGTAATAGGAATCAATAGAAAAGAGAGCGCATCTGAAATAAACCTGGAGTGGAATGGTAAAGAAATTGGTGCTAAAGATAGTGGTTCAAAAGACATAGAGGTGCCGGCACTGGGAGATTTCAAAGTAACAGATAGCAAGATTATCAGAGGATCAGATCCTTACATATTAGTGCAGTTTTCAGATATCATCAAGCCAAAGCAAAGATTCAGCGACTATGTCCAAACTCAAGGAATTAAAAATCCAAAGTTTCTTGTTGACGGCAATCAATTGCGAATTTACCCTAAGGACAAAACCGGACATCAAGTAAAACTGAAGGTATTTTCCGGATTTAAAAATGTCTACAATTTTGGACTTAAAAATAATTACGAGGCTATTTTGGTATTCGAGCAAACCAAACCTAGTATTAAATTAACCAACAGCAAAGGAACGATACTACCATCTACTGACGGCTTAATATTGCCTTTTGAAGCAGTCAACCTCAAAGCAGTGGATGTCGAAGTAGTGAGAATTTTTCAAAATAACGTACTTCAATTTCTTCAAGAAAACGACCTTGGAGGACAATACCAACTAAAAAGAGTCGGAAGGCCTGTCATCAAGACCCAAATTTCCCTTAATAATTCAGGTGTGACTGATTTCACAGTATGGAATCGATTCACTTTAGATCTTTCCAAAATTATAGAAGCAGAGCCTGGAGCAATTTATCAGGTAAGAATCAACTTCCGAAAAGAGCAATCTTTATATGATTGTGGTGAAAACACGGAAAATGCTGATTTGCAAGATTTAGAGACTCCTAAGTTTGTCGAAAATCCTGATTGGGATCCCTATGAAAATAGCTACGCTCCTGATTATGAGTGGAGAGAAAGAAACAATCCTTGTTCTAATTCCTACTATGGCAGAAAGAATATGATTCAAAAGAACATATTTGCTTCAAATATCGGTGTAATTGCCAAAAAAGGAGACGACAAAAGTTTGAAACTCGCCATTACAGATTTAAGAACTACTAAGCCTATTTCAAGCGCGAAAATAGATCTATTCGATTTCCAAAATCAAATGATAAACTCAGGAAATTCTGATCATGATGGCTTCGCTACTATTGATCTTGACCTTAATCCTTTTTTAGTTGTTGTCAGCGCTGGCTCAGAGAAAGCCTACTTGAAAGTAAATGACGGAAACGCGATTTCAATGAGTAATTTTGATGTCAGCGGCCAAAAAATCATGAAAGGGATCAAGGGTTTCATCTATGGAGAGAGAGGAGTATGGAGACCAGGTGATTCGCTCCACATCGCTTTTATGCTGGAAGACTCTAAAAGCATCATTCCTGACGATCACCCTGTATCAATGACGTTAATTAACCCTAAAGGTCAAGTTGATCAAAAACTTGTACGAAATTCAAGCACAGGAGGTATTTATAACTTTAGCACTAAAGTCGACAAGGAAGCGCCTACTGGCAACTGGCTGGCTAAAGTAAATGTTGGCGGCGCTCAATTCACCAAAAGAATAAAAATCGAAACTGTAAAACCAAATCGACTAAAAATAGATTTGGACTTCGATCATGAAACTTTCAAAATTTCAGATGGGAATGAGAAAGGAAAGATCAGTGTGCATTGGCTGCATGGAGCGGTTGCTAGAAATGCCAAAGTTGATATGGATATGGCTTTATCTCCTGCCAAGACTACTTTCAAAGGGTATAGCCAATACAATTTCGATGATCCTGCAAAATATTTTGAAGGCAACGATGTGAAAATATTTGACGGCAAAGTAAATGAAAATGGAACAGCCAATATAGATTTCGAATTGCCAAAAGAAAGCACGGCACCAGGCATGCTTAAGGCCACCATCAAAGGTAAAGCATTTGAGCCTGGAGGAGATTTTAGTATTTTCAGTAGAAAATTCAGCTACTATCCTTACTCTTCTTTTGTGGGTATCAATCTGCCCAAAGGGCAAATCAAAGACAATTTACTGACAACTGGTGAAAATCATGAGGTTAGCATAGCGGTAGTGAATGACAATGGTGTTAAATCCAACAGCAAAGTCAAAGTAGAACTGTACAAACTCAGATGGAGATGGTGGTGGGACCAGTCTAGCAACAATGTGGCTAATTACCTCAGCAATGATCATAGAACACCCGTTCAAACCAAATCAATAAACACCAAAAACGGCAAAGCAAACTGGAAGCTTAATGTTCATGACGATGATTGGGGCCGATATTATATTAGAGTTACTGATTTAAATTCAGGCCACTCCACAGGAAAGGTTGTCTTCTTGGATTGGCCGGACTGGGCTGGAAGAATGCAAAGCGGAGGTGGTGACGCCGCATCCATGTTGGTGTTTACTTCTGATAAAAAAGAATATAATGTTGGAGAGAATATCAAATTAAACTTTCCTTCTACAGCTGGAGGCAGAGCTTTAATCAGTGTTGAAAATGGGACTAAAGTAATTGATGCATTTTGGAAAGAAACGAGTTCAGGTCGCACCAATGTGGAAATTCCTGCAACTGCTGAAATGGCGCCAAATGTATATATAACCATCACACTCATTCAACCACATGCGAATACGAAGAACGACCGCCCGATCAGAATGTATGGCACCATTCCTGTAAAAGTTAGCGATCCTCATACGCATTTGGCTCCTGTTATCACTATGCCTGATGTGTTATACCCTAATGAGAATGTAAGCATTACCATCCAAGAAAAAAATGACAAAGCAATGGCTTTTACTGTCGCGGTAGTAGATGAAGGCTTATTGGATCTTACAAACTTTAAAACCCCGAAGCCTTGGAACACATTTTATGCAAGAGAAGCTTTAGGCGTAAAAACTTGGGATGTGTACGACGATGTCATTGGCGCTTATTCAGGCAAAATTGAAAGAATACTGGCAATAGGCGGTGATGATGAAATCAGAGGAAACAACGACAAAGACGCTAATAGATTCAAGCCTGTCGTTAAATACTTTGGCCCGTACAAAATAGGTGAAGGAGATAGCAAAACTATTAATTTCACCATGCCTCAGTACGTTGGTTCTGTAAGAACGATGGTAATTGCCAGCAATGAAAAAGATAAAGCATATGGCGAGTCTGAAAATACAACACCCGTTAGACAGTCCTTAATGGTGCTAGGCACGTTGCCAAGAGTATTGGGTCCCAAAGAAGAGTTCAAACTCCCAGTGACTGTCTTTGCAATGGATGAATCTGTCAAATCCGCGAATATTAACTTGGAAGTAGGCGAAAGACTTATAATAACAGGACAAAAGACTCAAACTGTCAATTTCACAAAGCCTGGAGAGAAAGTTATTTATTTCGATGTGAAAGTAAAAGAATCCTTGGGAGCAAGCTATGTGAAAGTATCCGGAAGCGCAGCTGGAAAGAAATCCGAATGGGACAGCGAAATACAGATAAGACCGGCTAATCCTATAGTTACTAAAATTGTCAACAAACAAATCGAAGCTAAAGGATCTTGGCAACAAGATGTCAAACCTTTTGGGATCGACGGTAGCAATAAAATTACTATTGAAGCCTCTGTACTGCCGCCAATCAATTTGGAAAAAAGATTGGAATATCTAATCAAATACCCACATGGTTGCATCGAACAAACTACTTCATCTGTCTTCCCTCAATTATACCTTGATGAAATAATGGACTTGAGCATTAATCAAAAAGTGCGTATTGAGACGAATATCAAACAAGCCATCAACAGACTAAGAAGCTTCACAACTGACGATGGTGGATTCGCCTATTGGCCTGGACAAAGTTCACCTTCAAATTGGGGAACCAACTATGCCGGACATTTCTTGATTGAAGCGAGTAAAAAAGGCTACCATGTGCCAAATGATATGATGGACAAGTGGAAGAACTTTCAAAAAAATCGAGCTAATAAATGGCAAAGAAATTCCAATAACGGCTATAGAGACAATTCCTTAACACAAGCTTATAGACTATACACGCTCGCCCTGTCCGGCAATGCTGACTTGGGAGCGATGAACAGGCTCAAAGAAGTAAAAGAGCTTAGCAATGACGCTAAATGGAGATTGGCGCTTGCCTATGCTATCAATGGCAATAAGTCGATCGCCAATTCGATCATCAGTAATTTAAATACAAATACTGATGAAAATGACTATCGATATACTTATGGCTCTCGCTTAAGAGATCAAGCAATGATTTTGCAAACATTGAATGCTTTGAACAAGAAAGAAGAGACTCTTGATTTATTCAATAAAATAGCTAAACAACTTGGAGATCCAGATCAATGGATGAGCACGCAAACAACCGCTTTCTGTTTAATGGCTGTAGCCGAGATTAGTTCAGGAGATCTATTCAGCCAAGAATTGAACTTTACTTACCAGCCTTCAAATGGCAAAAAAGAAACCGTGATTTCCCAAGCGTCGACAAAGCAGATTGATTGGCCTGAAGCATCCGGATCATTTACTCTGACCAATGGAAGCGAAGGCATCATGTTTGGCAACTTAACGATTTCAGGAATTCCTACAGAAGGTGAAGCTACGGATGAAGAGCATCTATTGAAAATGGAAGTGATCTATAAAGATAACGAAGGCCAAATTCTGAATGTTGAAAACATTAAGCAAGGAATGGACTTCATCGCTCATATTACAATATTAAACCCAGGAACTAATGGGAATTATAAAGATATGGCATTGACTCAAATATTCCCTTCAGGTTGGGAGATTCTCAACACTAGAATCAATGACACACAATCCAATAATCAGCAATCACAATTTGATTATCAAGACATAAGAGATGATAGAGTTTATACCTATTTCGACTTGAAGAGCAATGAAAGAAAAAGCTTTTCAATCATGTTGAATGCAAGCTATCAAGGTAAATTTTATCTCCCCGCTGTCAGTTGCGAAGCTATGTACAACCATGATATCAGAGCAGTCAAAGCTGGAAAATGGATAAATGTATTGCCAGAGTAA
- a CDS encoding sigma-70 family RNA polymerase sigma factor, with translation MGEGKFFLLKERIAAEKGKAILSDKALWLNFKRGDRGAFQSIYNTHRKPLVCYGLSIVSDKDLAVDCVQDLFVELWDRRAYLSDINSIRPYLLKSLRRKLLKKSNKESRIHSLVPETHFEDSECSVEDSIVRSQEWQTLKRDLLESLNRLSDRQQQAMRLKYYYDWSYEEISSFMNINTQSVYNLIHNSIRKMQNHSIKSC, from the coding sequence ATGGGGGAAGGGAAATTTTTTTTATTAAAAGAAAGGATAGCTGCTGAGAAAGGCAAAGCTATTCTTAGTGACAAAGCTCTCTGGCTAAATTTCAAGCGAGGAGATAGGGGAGCATTTCAGAGTATTTACAATACTCATAGGAAACCGTTGGTTTGCTATGGACTATCAATTGTCAGTGATAAAGATTTGGCGGTTGATTGCGTTCAGGATTTATTTGTTGAACTATGGGATCGACGAGCTTACCTCAGCGATATAAATTCAATCAGGCCTTACTTGTTAAAATCTTTGAGGAGAAAGCTTTTAAAGAAATCAAACAAGGAGTCTCGAATACATTCTTTAGTTCCTGAAACGCATTTTGAAGATAGTGAGTGTTCTGTTGAAGACAGCATTGTCAGAAGTCAAGAATGGCAAACACTTAAAAGAGATTTGCTTGAATCGCTTAATAGACTTAGCGACAGACAACAGCAAGCCATGAGATTGAAGTATTACTATGATTGGAGTTATGAAGAGATTTCTAGCTTCATGAATATAAATACGCAATCCGTTTACAATCTTATACATAATTCTATAAGGAAAATGCAAAATCATAGCATTAAGAGTTGTTGA
- a CDS encoding TonB-dependent receptor — protein sequence MCNFYLSRSKGLSRLFCSLIAMMMIGVLMPIGGYASTEAVDAVMQTGKQVSGTVLDEQGMPIPGANVLIKGTSNGTITDFDGNFTLEVDNETVLVFSFVGYLSQEVQVGNKNRVDVSLEPDVKQLDEIVVVGYGVQKKSDLSSAVSSLKAEEVNKIASTSPAQMIQGRTSGVSVVNSGSPGAAPYVKIRGMSSFGDVQPLYVIDGVPGGDITMVSPDEIESFEVLKDGAAAAIYGSLAANGVILVTTKSGKKEQPMKITVNAYGGVQSDMNRLPMANSQEHLMIMDQAYSNSIADGAIGQGDLPGYLNPESGFNVNNYADTDWQDATLRTATIQNYSIGMSGGGESSTYHLSANYLNQEGVVVNSGTERYNFRLKSTFEKGNLKVMPNIAYSRQTWENNTMDFLNMQRALPFVAPYDQTKESGYGYMNEYGLRSSANPVGQSELLNDITTKDQLVANLGLQYQITDDLVASGNLGYAKSFYKNRYDYPAYVLASDTKRQDPYLREYRSEWYELNYDFTLTYSKTFAEKHSLSVMAGLVGYLYDYGDIDVNVRGGFMFPDFGGLDPSFSGGASGDFIGEGSFTRFTRFGLMSRVNYSYDDRFLIQGTIRRDASSKFGSNNRWGNFPSVSAAWKMQNEAFMEPIKHIVTELKPRVSYGILGRETNLNAYDRQALVYGGMWYVMGGEGTGGIYTFDMANSNLKWEQSKTFNAGVDFGLFDDKLYGTFNYYQNDSESLLFPEPNNPPSSGMESPMVNIGKISNRGIELEIGYRNSVGDLKYDISGNMTTINNKVQSLPAPAYGNSYSYLGLSSQTLTQQGSSASQFHMYKTDGIFRSQSEVDAHVDQNGNLIQPNAKPGDVRYVDVNGDGTIDANDMTDVGSPIPNFEYAFNINLAYKGFDLSMFFQGVSGNKILNVNRYNMENPGSGFNMSSDLTNAWTPENPNTSTPRNVIQDNNNNYMMSDRYLEDGSYFRLKNIQIGYTLPKELVSKINVTNLRVYLNADNVFTITNYSGYDPEIVPINAFTQGYDMGTYPMFRTFTVGAQLTF from the coding sequence ATGTGTAATTTTTATTTGTCAAGGAGCAAAGGCCTTTCAAGGTTGTTTTGCTCACTGATAGCAATGATGATGATTGGCGTGTTAATGCCAATTGGGGGGTATGCGTCAACTGAGGCAGTTGATGCCGTGATGCAAACTGGAAAGCAGGTATCAGGTACAGTTTTGGACGAACAAGGAATGCCTATTCCTGGAGCGAATGTTCTGATCAAGGGAACTTCTAATGGTACAATTACTGATTTTGATGGTAATTTTACTTTGGAGGTAGACAATGAAACGGTTTTGGTCTTTAGTTTTGTCGGGTATTTATCCCAAGAAGTACAAGTAGGCAACAAGAATCGTGTTGACGTTTCGCTTGAGCCTGATGTAAAGCAATTGGATGAGATTGTTGTAGTTGGTTACGGGGTTCAAAAGAAAAGCGATTTGTCGAGTGCCGTTAGCTCATTGAAAGCTGAAGAAGTTAATAAGATAGCATCAACGTCTCCAGCTCAGATGATACAAGGGCGTACTTCAGGGGTGTCAGTAGTAAATAGCGGATCTCCAGGAGCTGCTCCTTATGTTAAAATCAGAGGGATGAGCTCATTTGGTGATGTTCAGCCATTGTATGTGATTGATGGAGTTCCTGGTGGAGATATTACTATGGTGAGCCCTGATGAAATCGAATCTTTTGAGGTATTGAAAGATGGTGCCGCAGCTGCGATTTATGGTTCTTTAGCTGCGAATGGCGTTATATTGGTGACAACAAAATCCGGTAAGAAGGAGCAACCTATGAAGATCACTGTTAACGCTTATGGTGGTGTTCAAAGTGACATGAATCGATTGCCAATGGCTAATTCTCAGGAGCATTTGATGATTATGGATCAAGCTTATTCCAATTCTATTGCGGATGGAGCAATCGGTCAGGGAGATTTGCCGGGATATTTAAATCCTGAGTCAGGCTTTAATGTCAATAATTATGCTGACACAGATTGGCAAGATGCTACTTTGAGAACTGCGACGATACAAAATTATTCTATTGGAATGTCAGGTGGTGGAGAAAGTTCAACTTATCATTTAAGCGCGAATTATCTTAATCAAGAAGGTGTTGTGGTAAATTCAGGTACTGAAAGATATAACTTCAGACTTAAGTCGACATTTGAAAAAGGGAATTTGAAAGTGATGCCTAATATCGCTTATTCTAGACAGACTTGGGAAAATAATACAATGGACTTTTTGAACATGCAGAGGGCATTGCCTTTTGTGGCTCCCTATGACCAGACCAAAGAAAGCGGATATGGTTATATGAATGAGTATGGGTTGAGAAGTTCGGCGAATCCAGTTGGACAATCAGAACTACTTAATGATATTACTACAAAAGATCAATTAGTAGCTAACTTGGGATTGCAATATCAGATTACTGACGATTTGGTTGCTTCAGGTAACTTAGGTTATGCTAAGTCATTTTATAAGAATAGATATGATTACCCTGCGTATGTACTAGCTTCGGATACTAAAAGACAAGATCCGTATTTGAGAGAATATAGATCTGAGTGGTATGAATTGAACTATGATTTCACACTAACATATTCTAAGACATTTGCTGAAAAACATAGTTTGTCAGTGATGGCCGGTTTAGTGGGTTATCTTTACGACTATGGTGATATAGATGTGAATGTCCGAGGTGGATTTATGTTCCCTGACTTTGGAGGTTTGGATCCTTCTTTCTCAGGCGGTGCTAGTGGAGACTTCATAGGAGAGGGTAGTTTTACAAGATTTACTAGGTTTGGATTAATGAGTCGTGTGAATTATTCATATGACGATAGATTCTTGATTCAGGGAACAATTAGACGTGATGCTTCTTCAAAATTTGGATCGAATAATAGATGGGGTAACTTTCCTTCTGTTTCAGCAGCTTGGAAAATGCAGAATGAAGCGTTTATGGAGCCTATAAAGCATATTGTTACAGAGTTGAAACCAAGAGTTAGTTACGGTATTCTAGGTAGAGAAACGAACCTAAATGCTTATGATAGACAAGCTTTGGTGTATGGTGGAATGTGGTATGTAATGGGAGGCGAAGGTACTGGAGGGATCTATACTTTCGATATGGCTAACTCGAATCTAAAGTGGGAGCAGTCAAAGACTTTCAATGCTGGAGTTGACTTTGGTTTGTTTGACGATAAGTTGTATGGTACGTTCAATTATTATCAAAATGATTCAGAGTCATTGCTATTCCCTGAGCCGAATAATCCGCCTTCTTCAGGTATGGAATCTCCTATGGTGAATATCGGTAAGATTTCCAATCGAGGAATAGAGCTTGAAATTGGATATAGAAATTCAGTTGGTGATTTGAAATACGATATTTCAGGAAATATGACTACGATCAATAATAAAGTACAGTCATTGCCGGCTCCAGCGTATGGTAATTCATACAGTTATTTAGGTTTGTCTTCTCAGACATTGACTCAGCAGGGAAGCTCTGCCAGCCAATTCCATATGTATAAGACGGATGGAATATTCAGAAGCCAATCGGAAGTAGATGCTCATGTGGATCAGAATGGAAATTTGATTCAGCCAAATGCAAAACCAGGAGATGTTCGCTATGTTGATGTTAATGGGGATGGAACGATAGATGCGAATGACATGACTGATGTTGGATCGCCAATACCTAATTTCGAATATGCATTTAATATAAACCTAGCTTATAAAGGATTTGATTTATCTATGTTTTTCCAAGGAGTATCAGGAAACAAGATACTGAATGTGAACAGATATAATATGGAAAATCCTGGTTCTGGTTTCAATATGTCTTCTGACTTGACGAACGCATGGACTCCTGAGAATCCAAATACATCTACGCCAAGAAACGTCATCCAAGATAACAACAACAACTATATGATGTCTGATAGATATCTTGAGGATGGTTCGTATTTCAGACTTAAAAATATTCAGATTGGATACACATTGCCAAAAGAATTGGTCTCGAAAATCAATGTGACAAACTTGAGGGTATACTTGAATGCTGACAATGTTTTCACTATCACAAACTACAGCGGTTATGATCCGGAAATAGTGCCAATCAATGCCTTCACGCAAGGTTATGACATGGGTACTTACCCAATGTTTAGAACTTTCACCGTTGGTGCTCAACTCACATTCTAA
- a CDS encoding DMT family transporter codes for MSSQNKGILYALATITFIACQRIIASFVIQSDVYIIEILWFQSLVCTALFFLVAKKMKFDWVMIKRHKMMLTFSSLIKVIATGLLFLSFKYLLIDIASVGEALGRVLTIVGGISILGERFYASQKYGLAASIIGLGLFYSQQMHLGELNHELITGLAILLISQICAASFSVSQKYLVKYIKPCNLNFFKFSATTIILAPFVDFSSFLSIDMNTWIFLMISSLLTFYIYNFFINTYKYIDASKASTIIILAPILIIIFSHLIHRFNGDIIKIHYLNHLEYVGIVLLIIGAYYSNKKTSKLSS; via the coding sequence ATGAGTTCACAGAACAAAGGCATACTGTACGCTTTAGCGACAATTACATTTATCGCATGTCAAAGAATCATTGCTTCTTTTGTTATTCAGAGTGATGTTTATATCATTGAAATACTATGGTTTCAAAGCTTAGTATGCACAGCTCTTTTCTTTTTGGTGGCAAAAAAAATGAAATTCGATTGGGTTATGATCAAACGGCACAAAATGATGCTGACTTTTTCATCGCTCATCAAAGTAATTGCTACAGGCCTGCTATTCCTTTCTTTCAAATATCTTCTTATCGATATAGCTAGTGTTGGTGAAGCCTTGGGAAGAGTATTGACAATTGTAGGTGGCATTTCCATACTTGGCGAACGGTTCTATGCAAGTCAAAAATATGGTCTTGCGGCATCCATAATAGGCTTAGGCTTATTTTACTCCCAGCAAATGCACCTCGGAGAACTCAATCACGAATTAATCACAGGCTTGGCTATTCTGCTTATCTCTCAAATTTGCGCCGCTTCATTCTCTGTTTCTCAAAAGTATTTGGTCAAATATATCAAACCCTGCAATCTCAATTTCTTCAAATTCTCAGCTACTACCATTATACTAGCTCCCTTTGTTGACTTTTCCTCTTTTCTCAGCATCGATATGAACACATGGATATTCTTAATGATCAGCTCTTTGCTAACATTCTACATATACAACTTCTTCATTAATACATACAAATATATTGATGCCTCCAAAGCCTCGACAATAATTATTCTCGCTCCTATACTCATCATTATTTTTTCACATCTAATCCACCGTTTCAATGGCGATATCATCAAAATTCACTATTTAAATCATTTGGAATATGTGGGCATCGTCCTTTTAATTATCGGTGCCTACTATTCAAACAAAAAGACCTCAAAATTATCATCATAA
- a CDS encoding S41 family peptidase — protein MKKNFMLILAFLAMGIISCDGLINEHNPSNVADNNFQFFLHFISDYYIFKNENSFLWQETYDSSKTILELNTEHSLEKAILNTLEKLQDPNISVITSFDTLNLQTSLNINDNSKKDIQNLFLNASFIEQNTIETIDSILKSNNNIVIDLRTNIEVPLEFIIDFCSLFNSKDETLYFIGLNEKNNKEIIQEKKLISNSIHKSIFIINEFTIGNAALIAQIVSNDNNNTLIGTPTKQSAVKERFPMPNGWILEIPRYKISLDKNLYHSNIIHPDKIMNLQQIDNYLNNN, from the coding sequence ATGAAGAAGAATTTCATGCTTATATTAGCTTTTTTAGCAATGGGAATTATATCATGCGATGGGTTAATTAATGAGCATAATCCTAGCAATGTCGCAGACAACAATTTTCAATTCTTTCTTCATTTTATCAGCGACTATTACATATTTAAAAATGAGAACAGTTTCCTTTGGCAAGAAACATATGATTCAAGCAAGACAATCCTTGAACTTAATACTGAGCATTCACTTGAAAAGGCTATATTAAACACTTTGGAAAAACTCCAAGATCCAAATATTAGCGTAATTACGTCATTCGATACTTTGAACCTCCAAACAAGTCTCAATATCAATGATAATAGTAAAAAAGATATTCAAAATCTATTTTTAAATGCTTCTTTCATAGAACAAAACACTATTGAGACTATTGACTCCATACTAAAATCAAATAATAATATTGTTATTGATCTTAGAACCAATATTGAAGTTCCATTGGAGTTCATTATTGATTTTTGCTCGCTTTTTAATTCAAAAGATGAAACACTGTACTTCATTGGCTTGAACGAGAAAAACAATAAAGAAATCATTCAAGAAAAAAAATTAATTTCCAACTCAATTCACAAATCAATATTCATCATCAATGAATTCACCATTGGAAATGCGGCTTTAATCGCCCAAATAGTTTCAAACGACAACAACAATACACTCATTGGAACTCCGACAAAACAATCTGCTGTTAAAGAACGCTTTCCAATGCCTAATGGCTGGATACTGGAAATACCAAGATATAAAATAAGCCTTGATAAAAACCTGTACCACTCAAACATAATACATCCTGATAAAATCATGAATCTTCAACAAATCGACAACTACTTGAACAACAATTAA